A single window of Streptomyces xanthii DNA harbors:
- the gcvP gene encoding aminomethyl-transferring glycine dehydrogenase: MTANRIPLSQLEQGIPFEQRHIGPDDAAQAKMLAQVGYGSLDELTAAAVPDVIKSAEALDLPGARTEAEVLDELRSLADRNQVLGSMIGLGYYGTFTPPVILRNVMENPSWYTAYTPYQPEISQGRLEALLNFQTMVAELTGLPTSGASLLDEGTAAAEAMALSRRIGKVKNGVFLVDADTLPQTVAVIETRAEPTGVEVVVADLSDGIPAEIAERGVVGVLLQYPGASGAVRDIKPVIDQAHEIGAIVTVAADLLALTLLTSPGELGADIAVGTTQRFGVPMGFGGPHAGYMAVQDKHARSLPGRLVGVSVDADGNKAYRLALQTREQHIRREKATSNICTAQVLLAVMAGMYAVYHGPEGLKTIARRTHRYATLLAAGLTAGGVELVHGAYFDTLTARVPGKAGDIVTAAREAGVNLHLVDADHVSLACDETTTRAQLGVVWAAFGVDADIEALDAATADTLPAGLLRSDDYLAHPVFHQYRSETAMLRYLRKLSDRDYALDRGMIPLGSCTMKLNATTEMEPVTWPEFGQLHPFVPAEQAQGYLTLIRELEERLAEVTGYDKVSLQPNAGSQGELAGLLAVRGYHRANGDEQRTVCLIPSSAHGTNAASAVMAGMKVVVVKTADDGEVDVEDLRAKIAQHADELAVLMITYPSTHGVFEEHVADICAAVHDAGGQVYVDGANLNALVGLAKPGHFGGDVSHLNLHKTFCIPHGGGGPGVGPVGVRAHLAPYLPNHPLQPAAGPETGVGPISAAPWGSAGILPISWAYVRLMGGEGLKRATQVAVLSANYIAKRLEPHYPVLYTGPGGLVAHECIIDLRPLSKSTGVSVDDIAKRLIDYGFHAPTMSFPVAGTLMIEPTESEDLGELDRFCDAMIAIRGEIEKVAAGEWPADDNPLRNAPHTAGMLGGEWEHAYSREEGVFPAGVVASDKYWPPVRRIDQAFGDRNLVCSCPPLDAYEA; this comes from the coding sequence ATGACCGCCAACCGTATCCCGCTCTCCCAGCTGGAGCAGGGGATCCCCTTCGAGCAGCGCCACATCGGCCCCGATGACGCCGCCCAGGCCAAGATGCTGGCGCAGGTCGGCTACGGCTCGCTCGACGAGCTGACGGCCGCCGCGGTGCCGGACGTCATCAAGAGCGCCGAGGCGCTGGACCTGCCGGGCGCCCGCACCGAGGCCGAGGTGCTCGACGAGCTCCGCTCCCTCGCGGACCGCAACCAGGTCCTCGGCTCGATGATCGGCCTCGGCTACTACGGCACCTTCACCCCGCCGGTCATCCTGCGCAACGTGATGGAGAACCCGTCCTGGTACACGGCCTACACGCCGTACCAGCCGGAGATCTCGCAGGGCCGCCTCGAGGCGCTCCTCAACTTCCAGACCATGGTCGCCGAGCTGACCGGCCTGCCCACCTCCGGCGCCTCGCTGCTCGACGAGGGCACCGCGGCCGCCGAGGCCATGGCCCTGTCGCGGCGCATCGGCAAGGTCAAGAACGGTGTGTTCCTCGTCGATGCGGACACGCTGCCGCAGACCGTCGCCGTGATCGAGACCCGCGCCGAGCCGACGGGCGTCGAGGTCGTCGTCGCCGACCTGAGCGACGGAATCCCCGCCGAGATCGCCGAGCGCGGTGTCGTCGGCGTGCTCCTGCAGTACCCGGGTGCCTCCGGTGCCGTGCGCGACATCAAGCCGGTCATCGACCAGGCCCACGAGATCGGCGCGATCGTCACCGTCGCCGCCGACCTGCTCGCCCTGACCCTGCTGACCTCGCCCGGCGAGCTCGGCGCGGACATCGCCGTCGGCACCACCCAGCGCTTCGGCGTCCCGATGGGCTTCGGCGGCCCGCACGCCGGCTACATGGCCGTCCAGGACAAGCACGCCCGCTCCCTGCCGGGCCGCCTCGTCGGCGTCTCCGTCGACGCCGACGGCAACAAGGCGTACCGCCTGGCCCTCCAGACCCGCGAGCAGCACATCCGCCGCGAGAAGGCCACCAGCAACATCTGTACCGCCCAGGTGCTGCTCGCCGTCATGGCCGGCATGTACGCCGTCTACCACGGCCCCGAGGGCCTGAAGACGATCGCGCGGCGCACGCACCGGTACGCGACCCTGCTCGCCGCCGGTCTCACCGCGGGCGGCGTCGAGCTCGTGCACGGCGCGTACTTCGACACCCTGACCGCGCGCGTCCCCGGCAAGGCCGGCGACATCGTGACCGCCGCCCGCGAGGCCGGGGTCAACCTGCACCTCGTCGACGCCGACCACGTCTCCCTCGCCTGCGACGAGACGACGACGCGGGCCCAGCTGGGCGTCGTGTGGGCCGCGTTCGGCGTGGACGCCGACATCGAGGCGCTGGACGCCGCGACGGCGGACACGCTGCCGGCCGGTCTGCTGCGCTCGGACGACTACCTGGCCCACCCGGTCTTCCACCAGTACCGCTCCGAGACCGCGATGCTGCGCTACCTGCGCAAGCTGTCCGACCGCGACTACGCGCTGGACCGCGGAATGATCCCGCTGGGCTCCTGCACGATGAAGCTCAACGCGACGACGGAGATGGAGCCGGTCACCTGGCCCGAGTTCGGCCAGCTGCACCCCTTCGTCCCGGCCGAGCAGGCGCAGGGCTACCTCACCCTCATCCGTGAGCTGGAGGAGCGCCTCGCCGAGGTCACCGGTTACGACAAGGTCTCCCTGCAGCCGAACGCCGGCTCGCAGGGCGAGCTCGCCGGTCTCCTCGCGGTCCGCGGCTACCACCGGGCCAACGGCGACGAGCAGCGCACCGTCTGCCTCATCCCGTCCTCCGCGCACGGCACGAACGCCGCCTCCGCGGTCATGGCCGGCATGAAGGTCGTCGTCGTCAAGACCGCCGACGACGGCGAGGTCGACGTCGAGGACCTGCGCGCCAAGATCGCCCAGCACGCCGACGAGCTGGCCGTGCTCATGATCACGTACCCGTCGACGCACGGTGTGTTCGAGGAGCACGTCGCCGACATCTGCGCGGCCGTGCACGACGCCGGCGGCCAGGTCTACGTGGACGGCGCGAACCTGAACGCGCTGGTGGGTCTCGCCAAGCCGGGTCACTTCGGCGGCGACGTCTCGCACCTCAACCTGCACAAGACCTTCTGCATCCCGCACGGCGGCGGCGGTCCGGGCGTCGGCCCGGTCGGTGTGCGCGCGCACCTCGCGCCGTACCTGCCCAACCACCCGCTGCAGCCGGCCGCCGGTCCCGAGACGGGCGTCGGCCCGATCTCGGCCGCTCCGTGGGGCTCCGCGGGCATCCTGCCGATCTCGTGGGCGTACGTGCGGCTCATGGGCGGCGAGGGCCTCAAGCGCGCGACGCAGGTCGCCGTGCTCTCCGCCAACTACATCGCCAAGCGGCTCGAGCCGCACTACCCGGTGCTCTACACCGGTCCCGGCGGGCTCGTCGCGCACGAGTGCATCATCGACCTGCGCCCGCTGAGCAAGTCGACCGGCGTCAGCGTCGACGACATCGCCAAGCGGCTCATCGACTACGGGTTCCACGCGCCGACCATGTCGTTCCCGGTCGCCGGCACCCTGATGATCGAGCCGACCGAGAGCGAGGACCTCGGCGAGCTGGACCGGTTCTGCGACGCGATGATCGCCATCCGCGGGGAGATCGAGAAGGTCGCCGCCGGTGAGTGGCCGGCCGACGACAACCCGCTGCGGAACGCTCCGCACACCGCCGGGATGCTCGGTGGCGAGTGGGAGCACGCGTACAGCCGGGAAGAGGGTGTCTTCCCGGCCGGGGTCGTGGCTTCGGACAAGTACTGGCCGCCGGTCCGGCGGATCGACCAGGCGTTCGGTGACCGGAACCTGGTGTGCTCCTGCCCGCCTCTGGACGCCTACGAGGCGTAG
- a CDS encoding DUF5999 family protein, whose amino-acid sequence MCQHQPPCPSADSADREAAHPVAHHPEQGWSLLCNGVLLFEDTGELLPNGTIIAPHRPLSPVVKAA is encoded by the coding sequence ATGTGCCAGCACCAGCCACCGTGCCCGTCAGCAGACTCCGCCGACAGGGAAGCCGCACACCCTGTGGCCCACCACCCTGAGCAGGGCTGGAGCCTCCTCTGCAACGGGGTCCTCCTCTTCGAGGACACCGGCGAACTGCTGCCCAACGGCACCATCATCGCCCCCCACCGCCCGCTCAGTCCGGTGGTGAAGGCGGCCTAG
- a CDS encoding glutamate--cysteine ligase family protein encodes MGEKVVAGAVDLADRLRYREKLKECLAGLGRLLDEKRFDRPRNLMGLEIELNLAGSDGLPRMMNAEVLKRIASRDFQTELAMFNLEVNIAPHPLGGRVLDQLAEELRTGLGYAHRKANEVDAGIVMIGILPTLAADDLVSANLSDVDRYTLLNDQILAARGEDFALDIEGVERLTCTSSSIAPEAACTSVQLHLQVTPGRFAAVWNAAQAIASVQIALGANAPFLFGRELWRESRPPLFQQSTDTRPPELKAQGVRPRTWFGERWIESAHDLFEENLRYFPPLLPILDEERPLEVLDRGGVPNLAELVLHNGTVYRWNRPVYGVVDGVPHLRVENRVLPAGPTVTDVIANVAFYYGVVRALAEDARPVWSRLSFDAAARNFDAACRYGIEARLEWPRRGRFGGTERIEAVTLVQEELLPLAAAGLDAWGVEPADRDRYLGVIEQRCALRMNGAEWQAATYHKARASGLGRDDALAATTRRYCELMHRGEPVHTWPVGLPEPAVTLG; translated from the coding sequence ATGGGGGAGAAGGTCGTTGCGGGCGCGGTCGATCTGGCCGACCGGCTCCGGTACCGCGAGAAGCTCAAGGAGTGTCTGGCGGGGCTCGGGCGGCTGTTGGACGAGAAGCGCTTCGACCGGCCCAGGAATCTCATGGGGCTGGAGATCGAGTTGAATCTCGCGGGTTCCGACGGGCTGCCGAGAATGATGAATGCGGAAGTTCTGAAGCGGATCGCGAGCCGGGATTTCCAGACCGAACTCGCGATGTTCAATCTCGAAGTGAACATCGCCCCGCACCCGTTGGGCGGCCGTGTTCTCGACCAGCTCGCCGAGGAACTGCGCACGGGGCTCGGCTACGCGCACCGCAAGGCCAACGAGGTCGACGCCGGCATCGTGATGATCGGCATTCTGCCGACGCTCGCCGCCGACGACCTCGTCTCCGCGAACCTGTCGGACGTGGACCGCTACACCCTGCTCAACGACCAGATCCTCGCCGCGCGCGGTGAGGACTTCGCGCTCGACATCGAGGGCGTCGAGCGGCTGACCTGCACCTCCTCCTCGATCGCGCCCGAGGCGGCCTGCACGTCGGTGCAGCTGCACCTCCAGGTCACGCCCGGCCGCTTCGCCGCCGTGTGGAACGCGGCGCAGGCCATCGCCTCCGTGCAGATCGCGCTCGGCGCCAACGCGCCGTTCCTGTTCGGGCGGGAGCTGTGGCGGGAGTCGCGGCCCCCGCTCTTCCAGCAGTCCACCGACACCCGCCCGCCCGAGCTGAAGGCCCAGGGCGTGCGGCCGCGCACCTGGTTCGGCGAGCGGTGGATCGAGTCGGCGCACGACCTCTTCGAGGAGAACCTGCGGTACTTCCCGCCCCTGCTGCCGATCCTCGACGAGGAGCGGCCCCTGGAGGTCCTCGACCGGGGCGGCGTGCCGAACCTCGCCGAACTCGTGCTGCACAACGGCACGGTGTACCGCTGGAACCGGCCCGTGTACGGGGTCGTCGACGGCGTCCCGCACCTGCGCGTGGAGAACCGGGTGCTGCCCGCCGGCCCCACCGTCACCGACGTCATCGCCAACGTCGCCTTCTACTACGGCGTCGTACGGGCGCTCGCCGAGGACGCGCGGCCCGTGTGGTCGCGGCTCTCCTTCGACGCGGCGGCCCGGAACTTCGACGCGGCGTGCCGGTACGGGATCGAGGCGCGCCTGGAGTGGCCGCGCCGGGGCCGGTTCGGCGGCACCGAGCGGATCGAGGCCGTCACGCTCGTCCAGGAGGAACTGCTGCCGCTCGCGGCCGCCGGGCTCGACGCGTGGGGCGTCGAGCCCGCCGACCGGGACCGCTATCTCGGCGTCATCGAACAGCGCTGCGCGCTGCGCATGAACGGCGCCGAATGGCAGGCCGCGACGTACCACAAGGCGCGCGCGAGCGGGCTCGGGCGGGACGATGCGCTCGCCGCGACGACCCGCAGGTACTGCGAGCTGATGCACCGGGGGGAGCCGGTGCACACCTGGCCCGTCGGGCTGCCGGAGCCCGCGGTGACGCTCGGCTGA